The window GTGATCGGCCGCGCGGTGGCCGGTGCCGACGTCTTCCTGACCAAGATGCGCAACCGCGGCGACTGCGCGCCGCGCCTGGGCCAGCATACCCGGCAGATCCTCGCCGGACTGGGCCTGGGCGGATGCGCGCGGGCGCCGGAAGTTGCTCAGCGCCGGTGGTCGAAGCGCCGCGCCAGCCGTTCGCCGCCGAACTGCACCAGCGTCACCAGCACCACCAGGATGGCGATCACGTTGAACATCACAGCGGTCTCGTAGCGCTCGTAGCCGTAGCGGATGGCAAGGTCGCCGAGGCCGCCGGCGCCGACCGCGCCCGCCATCGCCGAGGAGCCGATCATGGCGATCACGGTGACGGTGGCGCCGCCGACCAGGGCCGGCATGGCCTCGGGCAGCAGCACGTGCCGCACGATGTGCCAGCGGCGGCAGCCCATCGCGCGCGCGGCCTCGACCAGGCCGGGATCGACCTCGTTGAGGCCCACCTGCGCGACGCGCGCGAAGAAGGGGATCAGGTGCGCGCTCAGCGGCACCACGGCGGCCCAGGTACCCATGGTGGTGCCGACGATCAGGCGCGTGAGCGGCAGCATTGCCACCAGCAGGATGATGAAGGGGATCGAGCGGAACACATTGACCAGCACCGACAGTACGCGGTGCAGGCGCGGGCGCGGCCACAGCCCGCCCGGCGCGGACAGCGTCAGCACGATGGCCAGCGCCATGCCGCAGACGAACACCACGGCACAGGCGCTGCCGGACATCAGCAGCGTCTCGCCCAGGGCGCGCAGGTACTTGTCAGCC of the Cupriavidus malaysiensis genome contains:
- a CDS encoding methionine ABC transporter permease, which codes for MFPPLADKYLRALGETLLMSGSACAVVFVCGMALAIVLTLSAPGGLWPRPRLHRVLSVLVNVFRSIPFIILLVAMLPLTRLIVGTTMGTWAAVVPLSAHLIPFFARVAQVGLNEVDPGLVEAARAMGCRRWHIVRHVLLPEAMPALVGGATVTVIAMIGSSAMAGAVGAGGLGDLAIRYGYERYETAVMFNVIAILVVLVTLVQFGGERLARRFDHRR